One window from the genome of Populus alba chromosome 15, ASM523922v2, whole genome shotgun sequence encodes:
- the LOC140954605 gene encoding DNA-directed RNA polymerase III subunit 2-like, giving the protein MRELMDGARTFDDFLHEGLIEYIDVNEESNALVALYEWEATPETTHIEIEPFTILGIVAGLIPYPHHNQSPRNTYQCAMGKQAMGNIAYN; this is encoded by the exons ATGAGAGAGTTAATG GATGGAGCCCGCACTTTTGATGACTTCTTACATGAGGGATTGATTGAGTATATTGATGTCAATGAAGAGAGCAATGCTTTG GTTGCTTTGTATGAATGGGAGGCCACTCCTGAGACAACCCATATTGAGATAGAGCCTTTCACGATATTAGGTATTGTTGCCGGGTTAATTCCTTATCCTCATCATAATCAGTCACCAAGAAATACATATCAG TGTGCTATGGGGAAGCAAGCTATGGGAAACATTGCATACAACTAG
- the LOC118043959 gene encoding caffeic acid 3-O-methyltransferase 3, producing the protein MDSTGETQMSPAQILDEEANFAMQLISSSVLPMVLKTAIELDLLEIMAKAGPGALLSPSDIASHLPTKNPDAPVMLDRILRLLASYSILVCSLRDLPDGKVERLYGLASVCKFLTKNEDGVSVNPLCLMNQDKFLMESWYHLKDAILEGGIPFNKAYGMTAFEYHGTDPRFNKVFNKGMSDHSKMAMKKILETYKGFEGLASLVDVGGGTGAVVSTIVSKYPSIKGINFDLPHVIADAPAFPGVENVGGDMFVSVPKADAVFMKWICHDWSDEHCLRFLKNCYDALPENGKVILVECILPVAPDTSLATKGVMHVDAIMLAHYPGGKERTDKEFEGLARGAGFKSFEVMCCAFNTHVIEFRKQA; encoded by the exons ATGGATTCAACAGGTGAAACTCAGATGTCTCCAGCTCAGATATTAGATGAAGAAGCGAATTTTGCCATGCAACTGATCAGTTCTTCAGTTCTACCTATGGTCCTCAAAACAGCCATTGAACTCGACCTTCTTGAAATCATGGCTAAAGCTGGCCCTGGTGCTCTCTTGTCCCCATCTGATATAGCTTCTCATCTCCCTACCAAAAACCCTGATGCACCTGTCATGTTAGATCGTATCTTGCGCCTACTGGCTAGTTACTCCATTCTTGTTTGCTCTCTAAGAGATCTTCCTGATGGGAAAGTTGAGAGACTCTATGGTCTTGCTTCTGTTTGTAAATTCTTGACCAAGAATGAAGATGGTGTCTCTGTTAACCCTCTCTGTCTCATGAACCAGGACAAGTTCCTCATGGAAAGTTG GTATCATTTGAAAGACGCGATTCTTGAAGGAGGAATTCCATTTAACAAGGCCTACGGAATGACTGCATTTGAATATCATGGCACGGATCCAAGATTCAACAAGGTTTTCAACAAGGGAATGTCTGACCATTCTAAAATGGCCATGAAGAAGATTCTTGAGACCTACAAAGGCTTTGAAGGCCTCGCATCCTTGGTGGATGTTGGCGGCGGGACTGGTGCTGTGGTTAGCACAATCGTCTCCAAGTACCCTTCAATTAAGGGCATCAACTTTGATTTGCCTCATGTCATTGCGGATGCCCCAGCTTTCCCTG GTGTGGAGAATGTTGGTGGTGACATGTTTGTTAGCGTGCCCAAAGCAGATGCTGTTTTCATGAAG TGGATATGTCATGACTGGAGCGATGAACACTGCCTAAGATTCTTGAAGAACTGCTATGATGCGCTGCCGGAAAACGGGAAAGTGATCCTTGTTGAATGCATTCTACCCGTGGCTCCTGACACGAGTCTTGCCACCAAGGGAGTCATGCACGTTGACGCCATAATGCTGGCACACTACCCCGGAGGAAAAGAGAGGACCGACAAGGAATTTGAGGGCTTGGCCAGGGGAGCTGGCTTCAAGAGTTTCGAAGTGATGTGCTGTGCGTTCAATACGCACGTGATTGAATTCCGCAAGCAGGCCTAA